From the genome of Nicotiana sylvestris chromosome 1, ASM39365v2, whole genome shotgun sequence:
GAACACGGaggcgaaactagcaatcaattagggttttCCCGCACGTAAATCACTTTAGAAGACTTGAAATCAACTAGAAttgatattaaaaacttgagggagtatttacagaacataaaccacttaaaaaaacctcccacatgagcttgaataacacaaaaatgagcaaaaataagaagaacaagaaacttactagcgatatgggattcccgacacttgatttgtgttgtttgccctttgtttgggtcttggattGTGAGAGAAAATTGATATAATGTTTTTAGGGTTATAAGGTCTGAAAATACTGAAAAATAGTGACTTAAAACGGTGTGGAGGCATCttatatatatccatatgtctCAAACCCCCTATGTGGGCCCCACAGAGAGCTTCTTGatgcagtctcgcgaaaacacgaACATCTCTCTACTTCGAGATCATATCAacgaacggtttaatgcattggaaactagactcatagatgtTTAATTTGGTGTAGATCACTCCATAGTTCTAAGTAAATTGGGAGAATTGCTTAATAACACttgacctaaagtttaagtaagttatgaacctaagttgcgacaacttttgtcgacttttgtttcataacttgttttacttcaagacttatgatatggatatgatatgattcaaataccttaaaatatGACCTTTTGAgtatattaagcacctctagggTTACCCAAAAATATGGGTTACAACATTTTTGactcgtttaacttctaatacttgttaaccacccttatacacccttgtataaTCGAAGACCAATATGATTAGCTTTTTATCATCTTAACGATAATATCTTTAGGGATTTATGTTGACTACCTTACGGCATGAACTAacgtacgtgaatatgggttgtaatacCCTCCCTCCttcttaggaacattcgtcctcgaatgtaaagGTTTATGGGCAGtctaaatcatcgtggattccaacaTAAATTTTCGGCGGGGTTTCCCCTATAATATGGACACTAGCCAAACTTGCAAGCAGTCAAACCCAACATATTGCCTCaaaaggctacacaaagcattatggatatgtgcattatctgcatatcaccattttgtataaATGAAGACTATTCTCAagctattgcttacctcatagagctaTTTCACCTTTTAATGCGTCCTGCGTTTCCCTGGCATTCTCGTTATCCTTATTCTAGAATAGGTAAGTGTATTTAGACTTCATcacctcttctgcttcccatgtcatttcttccatattcttgttactccacaatactttgacggaagctacatcttttgttctcagcttgcggatttggcgatctaatatagccactaaCACTTATTTACATGATAGATCCTTTGTAACTTGTACATATTTGATAGGTACggctcgagaagggtctccaatataTTTCCTCAacatatatacatggaaaatCGGGTGGAAAAATTctaattcggatggcaattctaactcataagcaacctatCCAATTTGTCGAAGaatttatacggcccgatataccgcGGACTTAGCTTACATTTCTTCCCGAAatgcataacacccttcatcggtgagatcctcaggaaaacccaatcaccaaccttaAACTCCAGATCAcaacgtcggacatcagaataagactTTTGCCTGCATTGCGCCATCCTCAGTCATTCTTGTaccactttcaccttctcaatagcttggtgaatcaaatctagcccatataattctgtttcaccgacttcaaaCCATCCagctggtgatctacatcttttCCCATACAGTGCGTCGTACggagccattttaatactggaatagtagctattattgtaggcaaattctatgagtggtagATGATCATACCAATTCCCCttgaaatctagaacacatgctcgtagcatatcttcaatTGTCTGAATGGTATGTTCAGCCTGCCCGTTAGTGTGCGGATGGAATgtagtgctgagattcacttgtgtgtctaaacccttctgaaaagacctccaaaagttagccataaattgagctcctcggtgtaatataatagataccggcacaccataaatcctaacaatctcctttatatacaacttcgcataatttttagccgtgtaagttgtcttaactggcagaaaatgggtacattttgtaagtcgatcaactatcatccagatggagtcaaacttatgattaGAACGAGGTAATCTAATAAttaagtccatattaatcacctcccatttccaggtcgaaatctctatattctgaagcaatccaccaggTTTCTTATGTtcgatctttacttgttgacaattaggacagtgggctacaaattctgcaatagacttcttcatgttatcccaccaatacttcTCCTtaacatcatgatacatctttgtctaCCCGGGTTaaatggaatatcgggattgatgaatctcattcataatcttctctcgcaaccctgccacattaggcacacataatcagCCCTGGTATCTCAATTCCCCATCTCCTCCAATCTCGAAAGCCGTAATTTTACACTACTGAATGCTCTTTTTTAATCTTACTAAGGTAGGAttttcatattgtcgtgcttttactttggctaccaaagatgattctgatgtattaagtacagtaacacctccatcattagagtctaacaatctgattctcatattggctagctgatgaagctct
Proteins encoded in this window:
- the LOC138873189 gene encoding uncharacterized protein — its product is MYHDVKEKYWWDNMKKSIAEFVAHCPNCQQVKIEHKKPGGLLQNIEISTWKWEKGLDTQVNLSTTFHPHTNGQAEHTIQTIEDMLRACVLDFKGNWYDHLPLIEFAYNNSYYSSIKMAPYDALYGKRCRSPAGWFEVGETELYGLDLIHQAIEKVKVVQE